In Deinococcus sp. QL22, the following are encoded in one genomic region:
- the rimP gene encoding ribosome maturation factor RimP translates to MNNNAADNTSDHLADNPYDQPLAPASAGQKEANHKLQAIAQAAVDHLGLEVLEVQMQNMGGQPIVLVRIDRLDEQPVTMSDLTKASRAAEAEFDRLDPIASEYRLEFESPGAKRPLITARHFERMLGLKARVRGEGQAFTAPIKSVDGDQVTFEVSGEDVTLKVGTFQGNLAEFPDRHR, encoded by the coding sequence ATGAATAACAACGCAGCCGACAACACCAGTGACCACTTAGCCGACAATCCATACGATCAGCCCTTAGCACCCGCAAGTGCGGGTCAGAAGGAAGCCAATCACAAGTTGCAGGCCATCGCACAGGCAGCGGTGGATCATCTGGGCTTAGAGGTCTTGGAAGTCCAGATGCAGAACATGGGCGGGCAACCCATCGTGCTGGTCAGGATTGACCGCTTAGACGAGCAGCCCGTGACCATGTCTGATCTGACGAAGGCGAGCCGCGCCGCCGAAGCGGAGTTTGACCGCCTTGACCCGATTGCCAGCGAATACCGCTTGGAATTCGAGTCGCCGGGGGCCAAACGACCCTTGATTACGGCCCGACACTTCGAACGCATGTTGGGCCTGAAAGCCCGTGTGCGCGGCGAAGGACAGGCGTTTACTGCGCCGATCAAGAGTGTGGACGGCGATCAGGTGACGTTCGAGGTGTCCGGAGAAGACGTGACCCTCAAGGTGGGCACTTTTCAGGGCAACCTCGCCGAGTTCCCGGATCGTCACCGATGA